The proteins below are encoded in one region of Dioscorea cayenensis subsp. rotundata cultivar TDr96_F1 chromosome 18, TDr96_F1_v2_PseudoChromosome.rev07_lg8_w22 25.fasta, whole genome shotgun sequence:
- the LOC120281696 gene encoding trihelix transcription factor ASIL2-like, translating into MTAGPSSERHLTAAAAPRKSTPGQPWSHAETLALVAAYEDKWNALRRGQLKAQQWEEVAAAVAAACGGGAGESLSKSGTQCRHKIEKLRKRYRAERQRPIPSLWPYFASMDRLERGPLPLSSRPPILARPSLPFSSPDDDSSDPSDGESDRGGGSNTRSISGIMRGFSPRVPRNPNLGKRMDFDDEEEEDDDSDDGEDSGREGKIGAMTGLAAVVKRFAEGFERLEKRRMEMMREVERDRMEMEARREEMVLESQRCLVESIAAAFAAAAPPAKKGKKSED; encoded by the coding sequence ATGACCGCCGGGCCCTCATCGGAGCGCCACCTCACGGCGGCGGCGGCGCCGAGGAAGTCCACCCCGGGCCAGCCATGGTCGCACGCCGAGACTCTCGCGCTTGTCGCCGCCTACGAGGATAAATGGAATGCCTTACGCCGTGGCCAGTTGAAGGCTCAGCAGTGGGAAGAGGTCGCTGCCGCCGTTGCCGCCGCCTGTGGCGGTGGAGCCGGTGAGTCACTCTCGAAGTCTGGCACCCAATGCCGTCATAAGATCGAGAAGCTCCGCAAACGTTATCGTGCCGAGCGTCAACGCCCGATCCCCTCTCTGTGGCCGTACTTCGCTTCCATGGATCGCCTTGAGCGAGGTCCTCTTCCCTTATCCTCTCGCCCTCCTATCCTCGCTCGCCCCAGCCTCCCGTTCTCCTCCCCTGATGACGATTCCTCTGACCCCTCCGATGGTGAAAGCGATCGAGGAGGCGGCAGCAATACGCGGAGCATCAGCGGGATCATGAGGGGATTCTCGCCTAGGGTTCCAAGGAACCCAAATTTGGGGAAAAGGATGGATTttgatgatgaggaggaagaGGATGATGACTCGGATGATGGGGAGGATTCAGGGCGTGAGGGAAAGATAGGAGCAATGACAGGGCTGGCAGCAGTGGTGAAGAGGTTTGCAGAAGGGTTTGAGAGGCTGGAGAAGAGGAGGATGGAGATGATGCGGGAGGTGGAGCGGGATCGGATGGAGATGGAAGCCCGCCGAGAGGAGATGGTGCTGGAATCACAGCGCTGCCTAGTCGAGAGCATTGCCGCTGCCTTCGCAGCCGCAGCTCCTCCGGCGAAGAAGGGCAAGAAGTCAGAGGATTGA